Proteins from a genomic interval of Streptomyces sp. NBC_00820:
- a CDS encoding ATP-binding cassette domain-containing protein — protein sequence MNLSTRALRYLRARWPVLAGLGVWSLLESGQTFLVGYALARALDTGFLAGHARTGLVWLGTAGLAVVAGAYGTGRVYGVVAALVEPVRDRLVETVVGRGVREADTRSLSGLTQQVEIARDTLAGVVMVSRAFVFTAAGALIGLFSLAPLLLAVVVPPLVAGVCLFAATLRPLARRQEAFLVADEALAAQLGEVCPALRDVTAAGAEKAVAADTAARVDAERRASRALAHWSVARVAALAVGGELPVLLLLVTAPWLLRRGVSPGALLGALAYVTQSLLPALQNLVHGLGTSGSRLTIVLRRLTAPTSPAPQDGSRRTAGRTRQHAPQDVPGSSAPATTAPATAAPATTTPPPRTDAPAFTLDSVTFAYGPASEPVLDGVDLSLPAGDHLVVVGPSGVGKSTLTGLVAGLLEPGRGVVRTFGRTATRPDARASRVLIPQEAYVHGGTLAENLGLFRSHPVPEEELMTAAEAVGLTELMRTLGGPAARVDPATLSAGERQLIALTRAYLSPAPLALLDEATCHLDPEAEARAERAFAARPGGTLVVVAHRISSARRADRILVLDGPRTACGSHDELLEASDLYRDLVGGWTPEPATPAGPVTPAEPATPEAPATPTEPAEPTEAAEPVR from the coding sequence GTGAACCTCTCCACGCGGGCACTGCGGTACCTGAGGGCGCGGTGGCCGGTGCTGGCCGGGCTCGGCGTCTGGTCGCTGCTGGAGAGCGGGCAGACCTTCCTGGTCGGCTACGCCCTGGCCCGCGCGCTGGACACGGGCTTCCTCGCCGGGCACGCCCGTACCGGCCTGGTGTGGCTCGGGACGGCCGGGCTCGCGGTGGTGGCGGGGGCGTACGGGACCGGGCGGGTGTACGGGGTGGTCGCCGCGCTCGTCGAACCGGTCCGGGACCGGCTGGTGGAGACGGTGGTCGGGCGCGGGGTGCGGGAGGCCGACACGCGGTCGCTGTCCGGGCTGACCCAGCAGGTGGAGATCGCCCGGGACACGCTCGCCGGAGTGGTGATGGTCTCCCGCGCGTTCGTGTTCACCGCCGCGGGCGCCCTGATCGGCCTGTTCTCGCTGGCACCACTCCTGCTCGCGGTGGTCGTGCCCCCGCTGGTGGCCGGGGTGTGCCTGTTCGCGGCGACCCTGCGACCCCTGGCCCGGCGTCAGGAGGCCTTCCTCGTCGCCGACGAGGCGCTCGCCGCGCAGCTGGGCGAGGTCTGTCCGGCCCTGCGCGACGTCACCGCGGCCGGCGCCGAGAAAGCGGTGGCGGCGGACACCGCGGCCCGCGTCGACGCCGAGCGGCGCGCCTCCCGGGCTCTGGCCCACTGGAGCGTGGCGCGCGTGGCGGCCCTGGCGGTCGGGGGCGAACTCCCCGTGCTGCTGCTGCTCGTCACCGCGCCCTGGCTGCTCCGCCGAGGCGTCTCCCCCGGTGCCCTCCTCGGCGCCCTCGCCTACGTCACCCAGTCGCTGTTGCCCGCCCTCCAGAACCTGGTCCACGGCCTCGGCACCAGCGGCTCCCGCCTCACGATCGTCCTGCGCCGCCTGACCGCACCGACGTCACCCGCCCCGCAGGACGGCTCCCGGCGTACGGCGGGCCGCACCCGGCAGCACGCCCCGCAGGACGTGCCCGGGTCGTCCGCCCCGGCCACCACCGCCCCGGCCACCGCCGCCCCGGCGACCACCACTCCGCCCCCGCGCACCGACGCCCCCGCGTTCACCCTCGACTCCGTCACCTTCGCGTACGGCCCCGCGAGCGAGCCGGTGCTCGACGGGGTCGACCTCAGCCTCCCGGCGGGCGATCATCTGGTCGTCGTGGGGCCGAGCGGGGTCGGGAAGTCGACGCTGACGGGGCTGGTGGCCGGGCTGCTGGAGCCGGGACGAGGTGTCGTACGGACATTCGGACGTACCGCAACTCGGCCGGACGCGCGCGCGTCCCGGGTGCTCATTCCGCAGGAGGCGTACGTCCACGGGGGCACCCTCGCCGAGAACCTGGGCCTCTTCCGCTCCCACCCGGTGCCGGAGGAGGAACTGATGACGGCTGCCGAGGCGGTCGGGCTGACAGAGCTGATGCGGACGCTGGGCGGGCCGGCGGCCCGGGTCGATCCGGCGACGCTGTCGGCGGGCGAGCGGCAGCTGATCGCGCTGACCAGGGCCTACCTCTCGCCCGCACCGCTCGCCCTGCTCGACGAGGCGACCTGCCATCTCGACCCTGAGGCGGAGGCCCGGGCCGAGAGGGCGTTCGCCGCGCGCCCGGGCGGCACGCTGGTGGTCGTGGCCCACCGCATCAGTTCCGCGCGGCGCGCCGACCGGATCCTGGTCCTGGACGGCCCGCGCACGGCATGCGGCAGTCACGACGAGCTGCTGGAGGCCTCTGACCTGTACCGGGACCTGGTCGGCGGCTGGACGCCCGAACCGGCCACGCCGGCCGGACCGGTCACCCCGGCCGAACCGGCGACCCCTGAAGCACCCGCCACCCCGACCGAACCGGCCGAACCAACCGAAGCAGCCGAACCGGTCCGCTGA
- a CDS encoding response regulator transcription factor, whose protein sequence is MIRVLLVQDACLVRSVLAEWLRREPGLHVDDTPWRGVSARVRSLCPDVCAADLDCAEGHGVPPLADLCPAGMGGQPPALVVLASAHRPGLLKRAAEAGAQGFVDKAGSPERLVRAIRGVAAGKRFVDASLGFGFLQATQIPLTRRELSVLSLAAGGASIAEIAGSLHLSHGTVRNYMAAITRKTGARNRIDAIRISQGEGWL, encoded by the coding sequence GTGATAAGGGTGCTTCTGGTGCAGGACGCGTGTCTGGTGCGATCGGTGCTGGCGGAATGGCTGCGGCGGGAACCCGGCCTCCATGTGGACGACACGCCGTGGCGCGGCGTGTCCGCGCGGGTGCGGTCGTTATGTCCGGACGTGTGTGCGGCCGACCTGGACTGTGCCGAGGGCCACGGCGTGCCGCCGCTCGCCGACCTGTGTCCGGCGGGCATGGGCGGACAGCCCCCGGCGCTCGTGGTGCTCGCCAGCGCGCACCGGCCCGGACTGCTGAAGCGGGCGGCCGAGGCGGGGGCGCAGGGCTTCGTGGACAAGGCGGGCTCGCCGGAGCGGCTGGTGCGCGCGATCCGCGGAGTTGCGGCGGGGAAACGTTTCGTCGATGCCTCGCTGGGCTTCGGTTTCCTGCAGGCGACGCAGATACCGCTGACCAGACGTGAGCTGAGCGTACTGAGCCTGGCGGCCGGGGGAGCGTCCATCGCGGAGATAGCGGGGAGCCTGCACCTGTCCCACGGCACGGTCCGCAACTACATGGCGGCGATCACCCGCAAGACGGGCGCCCGCAATCGCATCGACGCGATACGGATATCGCAGGGGGAGGGGTGGCTGTGA